The Pseudomonas alkylphenolica genomic sequence ACCTGGCCGGTGTGGCTCGCGTGTTGGCGGCTGCCAAAGCCTGTGTGGCGGTGGATACCGGTCTTGGCCATCTGGCGGCAGCGCTGGATGTGCCGACCCTGTCGCTGTTCGGCCCGACCAACCCGGGGCTGACCGGTGCCTACGGCAAGTCTCAGGTCCACCTGGCCAGCGATCTTGCCTGCGCACCCTGCCTGCAGAAGAAATGTACCTATAAACCGAGCGCTGAAGACCAGCGCCGGTTCGATCTCAAACGCGAGTGGCCGCTGTGCTTCACTCGCCTGAATCCCGAGCGTGTGGCGAGCCAATTGCGCGCGTTGCTGCTGGCTGAGGATGTTCGTTAATGCAACTGGCTTTTGTGCTGTACAAATATTTCCCCTTCGGTGGCCTGCAGCGCGACTTCATGCGTATTGCCCTGGAGTGCCAGCGCCGTGGCCATCAGATCCGTGTCTACACGCTGATCTGGGAAGGCGATGTGCCGGAAGGCTTCGAAGTGCTGGTGGCGCCGGTCAAGGCGCTGTTCAACCATCGGCGCAATGAAAAGCTCAGTGCCTGGATGGAAGCCGACCTGGCCAAGCGTCCGGTCGACCGCCTGATCGGCTTCAACAAGATGCCGGGGCTGGATGTCTACTACGCCGCCGATGGCTGTTTCGAAGACAAGGCGCAGAACCTGCGTAACTCGCTGTACCGGCGCTGGGGCCGCTACCGGCACTTTGCCGAGTACGAGCGTGCGGTGTTTGCCAAGGACGCCAAGACCGAGGTCCTGATGATCTCGGAAGTCCAGCAACCGCTGTTCATCAAGCATTACGGCACCCCGCTGGAGCGTTTCCATCTGCTACCACCGGGTATTTCCCAGGACCGCCGGGCACCGGCCAATGCCGCCGAGATCCGCGCCGAATTTCGTCGCGAGTTCGACCTCAAGGACGACCAGTTGCTGATGGTGCAGATCGGCTCCGGGTTCAAGACCAAGGGCGTCGACCGCAGCCTCAAGGCCCTGGCGGCCTTGCCGTCGGCACTGCGCAAACGCACGCGGCTGATGGTCATCGGTCAGGATGATCCCAAGGTGTTCCAGCTGCAAAGCGCGGCCCTTGGCTTGACCGATCAGGTGCAGTTCCTCAAGGGCCGCAGTGATATCCCGCGTTTCCTGCTCGGTGCCGACCTGTTGATTCACCCGGCCTATAACGAAAACACCGGCACGGTGTTGCTCGAAGCGCTGGTTGCCGGCTTGCCGGTGCTGGTGTCAAAGGTCTGTGGCTATGCCCATTACATTGCCGAAGCCGACAGTGGCCTGGTGCTTGACGAGCCGTTCGAACAGGAGCAGCTCAACCAGTACCTACAACGCATGCTCGAAGACGATGCAGCCCGCGCCAGCTGGGCGCGCAACGGGCTGGCCTTCGCCGACAGCGCTGATCTCTACAGCATGCCCGAGCATGCCGCCGATGTGATCCTGGCCCCGGAGCGTAAATGAAACTGATACTGGCCGAGCCGTTCAAACGCCTGTGGGCCGGGCGCGATGCCTTTGATGCCGTGGAGGGCCTGCAGGGTCAGGTATACCGCGAGCTGGAAGGCCGTCGCACCCTGCGTACTGAAGTCGAAGGGCGTGGCTACTTCGTCAAGATCCACCGCGGCATTGGCTGGGGCGAGATCTTCAAGAACCTGTTCACTGCCAAGCTGCCGGTGCTCGGCGCTGGCCAGGAATGGCGGGCGATCCAGCGCCTGCATGAAGTCGGGGTGCCGACCATGACCGCCGTCGCTTACGGCGAACGTGGCAGCAATCCGGCCGGGCAGCATTCGTTCATCGTCACCGAAGAGCTGGCACCGACCATCAGCCTGGAAGACTTCAGTATCGACTGGGTCAAGCAGCCGCCGCTGCCGCGTCTCAAACATGCGCTGATTGCCGAAGTGGCGCGCATGACCGGGATGATGCACCGCGCCGGGGTCAATCACCGCGACTGCTACATCTGCCATTTCCTGCTGCACACCGATCGTGAAGTGACGGCTGATGATTTCAGGCTATCGGTGATCGACCTGCACCGTGCACAGACCCGCACCACCATCTCCCGACGCTGGCGTAACAAGGACCTGGCCGCGCTGTATTTTTCGGCGCTGGACATCGGCCTGACCACGCGCGACAAGCTGCGCTTCCTGCGTGGTTATTTCCAGCAACCACTGCGTCAGATCCTTGCTGAAGAGGCCGCGCTGCTGCGCTGGCTGGAAGGCAAGGCCCAGAAGCTCTACGAGCGTAAACAACGATACGGGGATGCGCTCTGATGGCGGGATGGACACTGGCGCCTGATTGCCAGGCACTGGCGGCGGATTTTGGCAGTATCGAGGCGGTCTTCGCCTTGCAGGGCGAGCGCCTGACGCACGATCCGTTGAGTGAGGTGATCCGCGTTCAGCGTGACGGCGTCAACTATTACGTCAAACGTTACATCGGTGCTGGAAAAGGCTTGCGCCGCTACCTGGGGCGTCCGCGGATCAAGGCCGAGTGGCAGAACCTCAAGCAGTTCGCCAAGTGGGATATTCCCACCGCCGAAGTCGTGGCCTGGGGCCTGGAGCGCAACGGTCTGGCCTTTGGCCGCGGGGCGATGATCACCCGTGAGCTGCCGCGCACCGAAGACCTGTCGGCGCTGGCCGAGCGCAAGGATCAACGTCTGGCCGACCGCGGCTGGGTCGACCACGTCAGCCGTCAACTGGCCCGGCATACGCGGATCATGCATGACCACCACTTCACCCATAACGACCTGAAGTGGCGCAACCTGCTGGTCGATGACCAGGCCCGGCTATTCTTGATCGATTGCCCGACCGGCGACTTCTGGTGGGGCTTCATGCTGCGCTACCGGATCACCAAAGACCTGGCATGCCTGGACAAAGTGGCCAAGTATCACCTGTCGGCCACCCAGCGTTTGCGCTTTTACCTGCAGTATCGTGGACGCGAGCGCCTGAATGCGGCGGACAAGCGCCGGATCCGGCATGTCGTGACGTTTTTCGAGGGACGCGAATGAATGACTTTCTCGCCAGTGCCGAGACGGCACTGCTTGAGCGCCATGGCCTGAACGGTTTCGACCAGCTCTGGGCACTGCAACTCGACGCGGTGGATGAGCCCAATACCGGTCGCGGCGGCTGGAGCAGCGTCTTTCGCCTGGAGCTGGAGGGTAAGGGCTACTACCTCAAGCGCCAGAGCGATTACCTGACCCGTACCTTGCACCGGCCCTTCGGCGAGCCGACCTTCGCCCGTGAGTTTCGCAATATCAGCCGCTATCAGAAGCTGGGGATTCCCGCGCTGCAGGCGGTCTACTACGGTGAGCGCACAGTCGACGGCGAACGCCGGGCGATCCTGATGACCCGTGCCCTCGACGACTGGGACGATCTGGACGGCTTGCTCGGGCAATGGCCGATGCTGGAGATCGGCCAGCGCCAGGACATCCTGCGCGCCTGTGGCCTGCTGGCGCGTACCCTGCACGCCGCCGGCCAGGTGCATGGCTGCTTCTATCCCAAGCACATCTTCCTGCGCGAGCGCAGCGATGGCTGGCTGGCGCAATTGATCGACCTGGAGAAAACCCGGCCGCTGTTGCTGGGCATGCGTGACCGGCTCAAGGACCTTGAGCCGCTGTTGCGCCGTGCCCCGGTCTGGAGCGAAGCTGAAGTGCGGGTGATGCTGTCATCCTACCTGGAACAGCCTGCCGACAGCATGCTGGTCGATACCTGGCTGCAGCGCCTGACGCGCCGCCGCCGTGCGAAAGAGGCTCGTTGATGCGTTTGTCCGAACTCAAGGATGCCGGGCGACACCCGGACCTGCCCCTGAACATCAGCCTGGCCGACGCCGCTGGCAATGCCGAGCTGCAACTGCTCAGCCTGCTGCGGGTGTTGCCCGGGCAACGTTATGTCGGCGCTGGCGTCTGGCGTGGCAAGCCGGTGCTGGCAAAGTTGCTGGTGGGCAGCAGTGCTTCCCGGCATTTCCAGCGTGAGCTTGAAGGTGCGCGCCTGTTGGCGGCACAAGGCCTGACCACACCACTGTTGCTTGCCGATGGCTTGCGCGAAGGCGAGGGTGGCTGGTTACTGTTCGAATTCCTCGAAGATGCGCAGAGCCTGGCCGATGCCTGGGCAGCGGTCGAAGCCTTGCCGCCGCTGGCCGATGAGCAGCAGCTGGTGCTGGGTGAAGCGCTGGCGGCAGTCGGGCAGATGCATGCCAAGGGCTTGTGGCAGGAAGACCTGCACCTGGACAACCTGTTGCGCCATGGCGGCCAGCTGTACCTGATCGATGGTGCTGGGATCAAAGCCGAAACCCTTGGCAAACCTCTTTCTCGCCCGCAAGTGTTGCAGAACCTGGGTGTTCTCTTCGCGCAACTGCCCAAGCGTCTGGAGCCGTTCATCGAAGAACTGCTAGTGCATTATCTGCTGGCCAACGCCGAGCACGCCCTGCCGCTGGAAGCCTTGCAGAAGCAGATCGACAAGGTGCGCAACTGGCGTCTGAAGGATTACCTGGAGAAGGCCGGGCGCGAGTGCACGTTGTTCAGCGTCGAGCGCGGTCTCTCTGGCTTGCGTTCGATCCGCCGCAACGAGCTGGCGGCCATGCTGCCGGTGCTGGAGCAGGCCGATGCGCTGATCGACCAGGGTCACCTGTACAAGACCGGTGGTGCCGCCAGTGTCGCGCGCATTGACGTGAACGGCCGGCCATTGGTCCTCAAACGCTACAACATCAAGAACACCGCGCACTGGTTCAAGCGTTTCTGGCGCCCGAGCCGGGCCTGGCACTCGTGGATCGAAGGGCATCGCCTGGAGTTTCTCGGCATTGCCACGCCACGGCCGCTGGCGGTGCTGGAGCAGCGGGTCATTGGCCTGCGCAGTCGCGCCTATCTGGTGACCGAGTATGCCGACGGGCCGGACCTGATCGAATGTTTTGCGCCTTACGTCGACAGTGGCGAGGTGCCCGAGGCGCAGTTGCAGGCGTTGCAAGCGCTGTTGAAGCAGCTGATCCATGAGCGCATCAGCCATGGCGACATGAAGGGCCACAACCTGTTCTGGCAGGACGGTCAGTGGTCGCTGATCGACCTGGACGCCATGTGCCAGCACGCCACCCAGCTCAGTTTCGCCCCGGCCTTCGCCCGTGACCGGGCGCGGCTGTTGCGTAACTGGCCGAGTGGCAGTGCCCTGCACAAGCGGCTGGATGAGTGCTTGCCGAAGCTGACTGACTGACCGGTGGGAGCGGGCTTCTGTGGGAGCGGGCTTGCCCCGCGAAAGCGGTCTAGCAGCCACATCGCATCGCGGGGCAAGCCCGCTCCCACCGGCACCCACTACTGGTAGCCAGCGGGCAACGCCAGCCAGTCGCTGCTGCGGCCGGTCTGGCGGACCCTGATGCGCCAACTGCCCTGGTGCCAGCGCAGTACCGCCCAGGCAACAACCGTGGCGCGCTGGGCGTCGGGAATAATCAGGTGAAAGTGCTTGTCCAGCAGGTGCCGACGCAGAGGCAGCTGCCTGGAGCCGGCCTGCAGGTACAGCTGGCCGTCGTCCTCATACACTCCATGGCCGCCGTCGACAGCTTGGCCATCAAGCGGGTCTGCCAGGCGACAGTCATCCAGCAAGCGTTTCAGGTCCGGCAGCCCTTCGTTCCAGATCACCGGTGAATCGATAACCCAGTCACCGTTCTCGCGACGCTTGAGCGGGAGTTGAAGGTAGGCGTCCGGTTCTTCGGGATCGAGCACATGCCAACGCTGGCCATCGAAGCTGACCTTGTAATAGTGCCCCTGGTTATCCTTCACGTAGTACTGGGAGAGCCCTTCAAAGGCAGAAGCTTTTTCGTACACGCCTTCGCCATAGATACCATCGATACGGTAGCGCAGCGTGCTGGTTTCGGGGCTGACCTGAAAACGGCCTGGCACCGGCAGCGGTGGTCGCTTGGGTATGCCGCGGATGGCTCGGCGCATGAAGCCTGTACCAACGTAGCTGGTGGCCGCGTCATTGGCGTGACTAAGGGCGTTGTAGAGGTGCCTGAGAACGCCTTCCCGGTCCTCTTGCCTATAAGCTTCGAAGCCATCCCAGACCTCAAGCGCCAGGCGGCCTGTGGACAGTGCCAGCATGGCGCGATTGGGGAGTACCAGACTGATCAGGTCGACGATCAGCCAGGCTGCATCGATGACCGACTGCACGTTGACCTCGGCGGTCGTTCGACTGCTGGTGCTGACCGCCGCGAGCAGGCCGCGTACCTCAGCCATGTAGTAAGCGAAGAACAGATCACCTGAGATGGCTGGCTGGGTGAAATAAGGGCCCAGTCGACCTTTGGTCAGCAGTCGCTCGGTAATGGCCGGATCGAGTTGTGGCAGACGTTGGGTAATGTACTGGCGTAGCGGCGGGCTGGTGCGTACGGCGCGTAACAACGCACGGACGCTGCTGTATTCGCGCCAGGATCGCCTGTCCGGTGCGTCCGGGGTGTACAGGACAAAGGAGGGAATGCTCTGTTCTTGAGCATTGATCAACAGTACGCCTTGCAGGGTATGTCCCTTGATCAGCAATTGCCGAACCTGAATCGAGTGGCCTTCCACTTGGCGGCTGTTGCCATTGTCAGGGGCGTCGAGTACGGCAGTCACCCAACGGTACCCACGTTCCAGCCGATCCTCGGCGAAATGCCCGGCATAGCGGGCTTTGGCCGCTTCGGCGCGCATCCGGGCACGGTTGATCCGGGCGTGCGCCTGCGTGCGCCAACGCCCGGCGCGTGAATCGATCAATTGGGTATAGAGAAACTCGGCGTAGCTCCCGCCGACGTTCAGATCGCGGATGAGTGTCTTCACATAGGCGGGGGAGAGCTCGGCGGGAAGCTCCGCTCTTTGCGCATGAGAAATCCTCGCCGTGAGCCAGTAGTCGAAATCGAACCAGGGCAGATTGTTCAACGCCAATAGGTCTAACGGAAAGGTTTGGGTGATCATCTCCACGAGTTCGTCGCCGACGTGGACTACGCCTTGCCAGGTGACATGACTCGATGGGTTCAGCGGGTTCAGATGGGGCCCGGTCTGGCGCCCGCGGGTGATGCTGACCCTGATCTGTTCAGGCGCAAGCGTTACGCCCAGATCGTGGCGAATGCGTGTTTGCAGGCGCTCACGGGTCCATGCCAGCAAGCTGTGTTGCTGCTGAAACCGGGTGAGGGTGAGGATGCCGGGTGCGGCCGCTTCTTCCGTGGCCAGCACCAGTTCTTGCAAGGTCTGCATGATGTGGCTAAGCCCCTGGGCGCTGGTCTTGCGCAGCCATGCGGGCAAGTGTTTCTCCAGCAGCAAGGAATAGCGGGTTTGCAGTGCAGCCTGAGCGCCACAGTCTTCCTTCAGGCTCATTGCTTTGTCGAGCCGGGCCCGGAGGTTGCCCTGTTGCTCTTGCAGCCAGGCGTTGCTCAGGCGCTGTCGCTGGGTGTCGAGCAAACGCTCGATCTGTTCTTCGAGCAGATCATAGGCGTACCAGTCATAGCGCAGCCGTTCGGCATGACGCGCGCGTTCGGCATCCTCCTGGTTGCTGAAGAGATGGAGCAGGGGTTTGCTTTGCTGTGGATCGTCCAGGCGCTCGCACAGTTCGGCGTGTAGCTCGGCAAGCGTGGCATAGGCTTCGATGCCATGGGACAAGCTGCATAGCAACGCCCGGCCACTGGTCTCTCCCGGGTTGAGCAGGGTGCCTTCCGGGGTGCCTGCAATGATCACCAGGGTGCCATGCAGGTAGCTGCGCCAGCTCGGTTGGCTGCTCTCCAGCAGCGGCCGATAAACCTGTGGGCGCTGCTGCTGTGGTAGATGCCGGCGTTGCCAGGACTGAGGAAGCTCCAGGCAGGTACGCATCTGCCAGGCCTGGTCGGCGCTCAAGGTCTGGTCGGCCACGCGCAGGTCCACTTCAGCGAGCATCTGATCGCGGCGCAGGGTGATCAGTTGCTGCTTGCGCGTGACACCTTCTGGATTGGCGCTCGACCAGAAACTCGCCAGTGCGCCATGAAGACGCTGGCGCGCACCTTGGTTGCCATTCAGGAGTTGTTGCTCTGGGGATGGAAGGTCGTTGAGCAGCTCGGCGATCTGCTGATCGACGGCTTCGATGCGTTCAAGGGGGGTCATGGTCCAGCTCCTGCAGAAAAGGAGCTGGCCATGCTAGGAGCGCGTAGTCAGGCGCAGTCGGTACACTGTTATGACACTGAGGTGCGGGGTCGCCAGAACCCACGCAGACCCAACACCGCGGGAATGCCCAGGCCAACCCAGGCCAGAGCATCCCACCAGCCATCGCCAAGCAGCGCGGCGAACAGCCCGGCTGCACCCGACAGGCCAATGACCAGCGGCCAGGCAAAGACCCTGCGGGTTGATTGCGATCGGTGGCTCATGCTGCCACCTCCTGCACCCGCGGACGCCGTTGTTTGCCCCACCACAGGTACAATCCGCTGCCCAGCACGATGATGGTCAGTACATCGAGCAGCGCCCAGAGGATCTGCATCGGCCGGCCACCGTAGTCACCAAAGTGCAGCGGCTGCGACAGTCCCATCGCGTCCATGTACCAGGGGCGATCGCCAACCGCGGTCACCGCCAGGGTCGATGCATCGATCAGTACCGGAGTCAGCAGGTGTGCAGTCAGGTGCGTACCTCCTTTCATGAACACCGCGTAATGATGCTCGCTGGAGAAGCGCGTGCCCGGAAACGCGATAAAGTCCGGCACCATCCCCGGCGCGGCTTCGGCGGCGATGTCCAGCACCCGGCTGACCGGTGCCAGTTGCGTCAACGGCGGGGCGTCACGGTAAGGCGCCACCATCGCGCTCAAACTGTCGTTGCGCCATGCCGCGATGACCAGGTCCGACAGGGCACTGATCACCCCGGTCACGCCAACCACCAGGGCCCAGGTCAGGGTGACGATGCCGATCAGGTTGTGCAGATCGAGCCAGCGCAAGCGCGGCGACTTTTCATGGCGCACCGTGGCGAACTTCAGGCGGCGCATGAACGGCGCATAGAGCACCGTGCCGGAGATGATCGCGACGACGAACAGCACGCCCATGAACGCCAGCAGCAGCTTGCCGGGCAGGCCGGCAAACATGTCTACATGCAGACGCAGCATGGTCATCATGAAGCCGCCATTGGCCGACGGCATTTCCACCGCTTCACCGGTGCGGGCATCGAGCATGAAGGTATGCGACGAGTTCGGCTCGGTACCGGCGGTGGCCGCCATGATCGCGATCACGCCATTACTGTCGTCCTCATCCCAGCCGAAGTACTGCATGACCTCGCCCGGGCGATGCGCCTGGGCTTTGAGGACCAGTTGCTGCAGGTCCAGTTTCGGCGTGTCGGCGGGCATCTCCTGCAGTTGCGGAGCATCGCCCAGCAAGTGGTCGATCTCGTGGTGAAAGATCAGCGGCAGGCCGGTCACTGCCAGCATCAGCAGGAACAGGGTGCAGATCAGGCTGGTCCAGGTGTGGACAAAGGACCAGCGGCGTATGGTCTGGCTTTTCATTAACGCCCTTAGAACTTGTAATTCACGCTGGCAACCACGTTGCGCTCGTCACCGTAGTAGCACCAGTAGCCATCGCAGTTGGCCAGGTAGTCCTTGTCGAACAGGTTCTTGGCTTCGACCGCTACGGTCATGCCTTTGAGGGTGTTGATCTTGCGGCCCAGGTCGTAATGGACCGAGGCATCGTAGACGGTGTAGGAGCCAACGTGGGCCAGATCGGTGTTGGCGGTGTTGCCATAGTTGTCGCCGACGTAGCGCACGCCACCGCCGATGCCAAAGCCGTCAAGCGGGCCGTTGTACCAGGTGTAGTCAGCCCACAGGGTCGCCTGGTTACGCGGGATCAGGGCCATGCGATTGCCTTGCTCGTTGGCCGCGCCCTTGAGGATTTCAGTGTCGGTGTAGCTGTAGGAACCGATCAGCTTGAGGTTGTCGGTTACCTGGGTCGTCGCTTCCAGTTCAAGACCGCGGACCTGCAGTTCGCCTACCTGGCGGGTCAGGTTACCTTCGGCAACTTTGACATTCTCCTGGCGCAGGTCGTAGACCGCGGCGGTGTAAAGGTTCTTGCTGCCTACCGGTTGATACTTCACGCCCACTTCATACTGGCGCCCTTCGGTCGGCTTGAACGACTGAGTGGCCGAGACCGCTGCGCCGGTGGTCGGCTGGAACGACTCGGTATAGGAAATGTACGGGGTCACGCCATTGTCGAAGACATAGCTCAGGCCGACGTTGCCGGTGAAGGCCGTGTCGCGTTCGGTGCTGGTGGCGTCGCCGAGGTTGTGGAAGGTGGTGCCGGTGTGTACCCAGTCTTCACGACCACCCAACGTCAGGCGCCAGTTGTCCAGGGCAATCTGGTCCTGGACGTAGAGGCCGGTCTGGCGGGTCTTCTGGTTGTAGTCGTACATGGTGAAGTACTGGACGTTGGAGAAGTCCTGGCCATACGGAGGCTTGATCACGTTGCCTGGCGGCACGCTGTCGCTCAGGCCGTAGTCCCATCGATAGTTGGTGTTTGAGCGCTGATGGTCGAGGCCGATCAACAGGGTGTGGCTCAAGGCTCCGGTCTGGAAGTCGGCCTGGAAGTTGTTATCCACGGCGAACTGGCTGATGTCTTCGTTGACGATGCCGGTTTCCCGCGGAACCGTGCCGTCTGCCTCGACAAAGCCGTTGTTCATGGTCGCGACGTTGATGCCCTGGAACGACAGATCGCTCTTGGTGTAGCGCAGGTTCTGGCGGAACTGCCAGACATCGTTCAAGCGATGCTCGAAGGCGTAACCGAGCGCGTAGTAGGTGCGGTCGTAGAATTCCCAGTCCGGATCGCCGAGGTTCTTGTGGTGGGAGATATCGCCGGCCGGCGAGTCCAGCTTGGTGCCTTGTATCGGCAGGAACTGCCCGGAGATGCCGGTATCGTCGCGGGTGAACTGGGTGATGAAGGTCAGGCTGGTGTCTTCATTCATGTTCCAGGTCAGGCTGGGCGCAAGGTTGTAGCGCTTGTCCGGAACATGGTCGGTTGGCGAGCCACTGTCGCGCACCACACCGCTGACGCGGTAGAGGAACTGGCCCTCGTCGTCGATCCTGCCGGTGCTGTCGAAGTTGATCTGGCGGTGGTTGTTGCTGCCAGTCTGCGCTTCGATCTCGTGGGCACTTTCAGCCTGCGGGCGACGGCTGACCATGTCGAGCATGCCGCCTGGCGGGGTCTGGCCGTAGACGGACGAAGCCGGACCACGCAGCACAGCGATACGCTCAAGGTTCCATGGTTCGACCTTGGGGTTGGCGAACGAGCCTTTTGGCAGCGGCAAGCCATCAAGGAACTGGGTTGGATCGAAGCCGCGGACTCGCAGCCAGTCGGCGCGGGGGTCGGAGGCGTAGCCGCTGCTCTGCACGCCTGCGGTGTAGCGCAGGGCGTCGTTGAGGTTGAGGACCTGGCGATCGTCCAGTTGCTCACGGGTGATGACCGTCATCGAGCGCGGGATTTCGACGATCGGGGTGTCGGTCTTGGTACCTGCAGCGCTGCGGGTAGCGGTGAAACCGGTGGCCGGGCCCCAGGCACTTTCATAATCGCCGGTGGCGTTGATGCTGGTTTCCGGCAGCGCCAGGCTACCTTCGGGCGTCGCGACCAGGCTGTAGGTGCCCGCGCTGCTTTGCTGCAGTTGCAGACCGGTGCCCCGCAATGCCGCCTGCAAGGCGCCCACGCCGCTGTACTCGCCGCTGACCGGTGCCGAGGTGCGACCGTTGGCCAGGCTCGGGTCGAGGGTCAGGGCGATGCCGGCCTGGCTGGCGATCTGGTTCAGGGTGCTCGACAGCGGTGCGGCAGGCAGGTTGTAACTGTGCAGGCCGGATTGCTCGGCGGCCACCAGCGAGCTGCTCACCACGGGGGCGGACAGGGCAATGGCGATGGCCAGCAAGCTGGGGCGCAGGAAGGTTTGGAAAACGCGGGACATGCAGCAACTCCTCGACGAATACGTGCTAACTAGCTTCCTTGCCGAGTGAGAGGGGAAAAGTGATAGGGCTTAGTGAAAATAATTTAGATTTTGATTGCAGCTTGGGTTGCAGGCACAGGCCATCGCGGGGCAAGCCCGCTCCCACATGCCCGCGATCAGGGTCTTAAGGTCGCGCCACCACCGTCACCCACCACGGGGTGTGCTGCTCGATCTGTACCGGCAAGGTCGGCAGCAATGAGGTCAGCGCCAGGTTGGTATCGTTCAGCGGGAAGCTGCCGGTAATGCGCAGGTTGGCCACCTCCGGCGCAACCCCCAGGTAGCCGCTGCGGTAACGGCCAAGCTCGTCGATCAACTCGCTCAGAGGCACGTTGTCGACCACCAGCATGCCGCGGGTCCAGGCGTCGGCACCGACGTTGAGGCCGGCAATCTGCCCGAGCCGGTCATGACTCATCAGCACCTGCTGCCCTTCATGCAGAATCTGTTCGTCGCCACTGTCCTGCGGCCTGGCCGCCACGGCCGACTGCAACACGCTCAGGCGGGTACCCTGATCTTCCACTTTGACCAGGAAGCGTGTGCCCAGCGCACGCATGCGCCCGTCTTCGGTAGCGACGATGAAGGGACGATCATCCTTGTGTCCGGTCTCGATGGAAACCTCGCCCTCATGCAGGACAATCAGGCGTTCCTTTTCATCGAAGCGGATGTCCACCGCCGAATGGGTGTTGAGGCTGATCAGGGTGCCGTCGGCCAGGCGCAGGCTGCGTTGCTCGCCGGTGCCGGTGCGCTGATCGGCGAGCCAGTAACCGACTGACTGATAGGCGCTGACCCAGCTCAGCAAGCCAACCACCAGCACCAGGCTGGCGACGCCACTGCCAATCTTGCGTACGCGCTGACGCAGGCTGGCGCGCGACTGCAGCAAAGCCTGGCGCGCAGGCCCGGCGGCGGCACTGAAGCGCTGCTCGAGCATGCCCAGTTGCATCCAGGCGCGGGCATGCTCTTCATTGGCGGCATGCCAGCGGGCGAATTCGGCACGTTCGTCGGCAGTGCCGCTGCCTGAATCCAGGCACAGCTGCCAGGCGATGGCGGCATCAAGCACGCGGGCGCTGACCGGCTTGCCGTTCATGTCGGCTCGCCGTACAGGGCGATGTAGCACTGGCGCATGCTCTGGGCCAGGTACTGGCGCACGCGGGATACGGAAACACCCAGGCGTTCGGCAATCTGCGCATGGTTCAGGCCGTCCAGACGGTTGTAGAGAAACGCCGCGCGGGCTTTGCTCGACAACTTGCCCAGCAGGCGATCAATGGCCTTGAGGTCTTCGAGAATCAGGTGTTGTTCTTCCGGGGACGGTTGTTCGGCTTCGGGGATCAGCATCAGCTCGGCCAGATAGGCCTGC encodes the following:
- a CDS encoding glycosyltransferase family 4 protein; translated protein: MQLAFVLYKYFPFGGLQRDFMRIALECQRRGHQIRVYTLIWEGDVPEGFEVLVAPVKALFNHRRNEKLSAWMEADLAKRPVDRLIGFNKMPGLDVYYAADGCFEDKAQNLRNSLYRRWGRYRHFAEYERAVFAKDAKTEVLMISEVQQPLFIKHYGTPLERFHLLPPGISQDRRAPANAAEIRAEFRREFDLKDDQLLMVQIGSGFKTKGVDRSLKALAALPSALRKRTRLMVIGQDDPKVFQLQSAALGLTDQVQFLKGRSDIPRFLLGADLLIHPAYNENTGTVLLEALVAGLPVLVSKVCGYAHYIAEADSGLVLDEPFEQEQLNQYLQRMLEDDAARASWARNGLAFADSADLYSMPEHAADVILAPERK
- the rfaP gene encoding lipopolysaccharide core heptose(I) kinase RfaP translates to MKLILAEPFKRLWAGRDAFDAVEGLQGQVYRELEGRRTLRTEVEGRGYFVKIHRGIGWGEIFKNLFTAKLPVLGAGQEWRAIQRLHEVGVPTMTAVAYGERGSNPAGQHSFIVTEELAPTISLEDFSIDWVKQPPLPRLKHALIAEVARMTGMMHRAGVNHRDCYICHFLLHTDREVTADDFRLSVIDLHRAQTRTTISRRWRNKDLAALYFSALDIGLTTRDKLRFLRGYFQQPLRQILAEEAALLRWLEGKAQKLYERKQRYGDAL
- a CDS encoding lipopolysaccharide kinase InaA family protein; translated protein: MAGWTLAPDCQALAADFGSIEAVFALQGERLTHDPLSEVIRVQRDGVNYYVKRYIGAGKGLRRYLGRPRIKAEWQNLKQFAKWDIPTAEVVAWGLERNGLAFGRGAMITRELPRTEDLSALAERKDQRLADRGWVDHVSRQLARHTRIMHDHHFTHNDLKWRNLLVDDQARLFLIDCPTGDFWWGFMLRYRITKDLACLDKVAKYHLSATQRLRFYLQYRGRERLNAADKRRIRHVVTFFEGRE
- a CDS encoding lipopolysaccharide kinase InaA family protein, whose translation is MNDFLASAETALLERHGLNGFDQLWALQLDAVDEPNTGRGGWSSVFRLELEGKGYYLKRQSDYLTRTLHRPFGEPTFAREFRNISRYQKLGIPALQAVYYGERTVDGERRAILMTRALDDWDDLDGLLGQWPMLEIGQRQDILRACGLLARTLHAAGQVHGCFYPKHIFLRERSDGWLAQLIDLEKTRPLLLGMRDRLKDLEPLLRRAPVWSEAEVRVMLSSYLEQPADSMLVDTWLQRLTRRRRAKEAR
- a CDS encoding lipopolysaccharide kinase InaA family protein translates to MRLSELKDAGRHPDLPLNISLADAAGNAELQLLSLLRVLPGQRYVGAGVWRGKPVLAKLLVGSSASRHFQRELEGARLLAAQGLTTPLLLADGLREGEGGWLLFEFLEDAQSLADAWAAVEALPPLADEQQLVLGEALAAVGQMHAKGLWQEDLHLDNLLRHGGQLYLIDGAGIKAETLGKPLSRPQVLQNLGVLFAQLPKRLEPFIEELLVHYLLANAEHALPLEALQKQIDKVRNWRLKDYLEKAGRECTLFSVERGLSGLRSIRRNELAAMLPVLEQADALIDQGHLYKTGGAASVARIDVNGRPLVLKRYNIKNTAHWFKRFWRPSRAWHSWIEGHRLEFLGIATPRPLAVLEQRVIGLRSRAYLVTEYADGPDLIECFAPYVDSGEVPEAQLQALQALLKQLIHERISHGDMKGHNLFWQDGQWSLIDLDAMCQHATQLSFAPAFARDRARLLRNWPSGSALHKRLDECLPKLTD